The DNA window CTGCTCCTAAAAGAGCACAATTAATTCTATTGCCTTGCTTATTTATTTCTCAAAAAGCTATTAATTCATCTAAAATATCTTCATCATAATCATTGCCCGCTATCATATTAAAATAATTGACAAGTTGCTTTTGAGCATCTTGACGAGTTAAATTTAGTAGTTTTGAGCATAAGATATCAGTTGAAGCAGTTGAAATAGCACAAGCATTGCCTTCAAATCTTGCCTCTACAATTTTTTCACCTTCAATTAATAATTGAACATTAATTTCATCAGCACAAGTTGGTGAATCTTGAAATTTAATAATTGATTTATCATTTTTAATAAGGCCTTTAAAATCTGGTTGCGTATAATGCTCCATAATTATTTGCCTTAATTGAATCTTATCATTTTTATCAAACATTACATAATCCCCCTTTTATAAAATTTCATTAACTCAATTATCACAATCTTTTAAAGCTTCAATGAACTTATCAATATCTTCTTTTGTGTTATAAATTGAAAAACTTGCTCTTATTGTAGAACTGACTTTAAAAAGTTCATTTGCTAATCTTGAGCAGTGCTTTCCAACTCTTACTGAGATATTATATTTTTTATTTAGAAACGCTCCAAAATCTTGAGAATTTACATTTTTTAAATTAAACAAAACAATTGGTTGATCATTTTCAAGATTATAAAATTCAAATTTTGAATGGTCAATTTTCTTGACTTTACTTCTAAAATATTTTTTTAATTCCTCTTCATAAGCAATCATTTTATCTATTTTTAAATCTTCTAGCACATCTAAACAAATATTAAAAGCATAAATTGCTGACAAGTTAAGAGTTCCTGCTTCAAACTTTTCAGGAATTGGTGCTAATTTATAATTATTAATACCAATACTTGTATTATTGCCCCCACCATAAAAAATAGGTTTTAAAAATTCTAAAATTTCTTTTCTTGCTCATAAAATACCCAATCCAAAAGGTCCATAAATTTTATGAGCAGAAAATGCAACACAATCAACATCTAAATCTTTAATACTAATTTTATTTTGTTTTATTGATTGTGCTAAATCCAAAACTATTATTATATTCTTATTTAATTTTCTAATTTCTTTAACTATCTTTTTTACATCATTTAATCCAGCAATTGTATTGGAATTCATTGCAAAAGAAATAACTTTAGTTTTTTTAGTTACTTTATTTTTAATTTTAGAAACATCTATCAAAAAATTTTCATTTAATTCTAAATAATCTAACTTCAATTTTTCCTCTTGGGCTAAAACCATCCAAGGCAATAAATTAGATGAATGCTCCAATTTTGTAACTAAAATTTCATCATTTGCTTTTAAATAATTTCTCATACCAAATGCTAATTGATTTAATGAATGAGTTGTTCCACTTGTAAATATAATTTCATTTTTATCTTCAATACCAATAAATTTGGCTATTTTAATTCTAGTATCATTAAGCATTTCATTAGCTTTATAAGCATTATTAAATAAATTATTGTGGGTATTTGCACCAATTTTTAAATCATAGTCGCTTTGAGCTTGTATAACCTTATCAAATTTAATTGATGTTGCTGCTGAATCAAAGTAAATCTCTTGACTATTATTCTTAAAATATGAAAAATTATCTTTAAAATTCATTAAATCATCCCTTTTAATTGTTGTTTTAAGTAATTTAGCAATTGTTCATCTTCAATTTCTTGAAATACAGGCTCAAAATAACCATTAATAATCAGTTCTTGTGCCTGAGTTTCATTTAAACCTCTTGAAAGCAAGTAAAATATTTGATCTGGGTCAAGCATACCAATTGCATTAGCATGACTTGCTACAATATCATTTTCATCAATTAATAAAACTGGATCAGAATCAGCTTTTGCTTTCTTATCTAGAACTAATAACCTTAATTCCTGGTGTGCTTCTGCTTGATTTGAACCCTTTTTAATATCACTAATACATCTAATAAAGCCCTTTGAGGTATCTTTTAAAACTTCATATGTTCTTATATTTGAATATGAATTTCGAGCTTTATGTACTGAATTTATGATTGAATTTTTTTTAAAGTTTTTATTAATAATTGTGGCATTATAAAACTCCACAGCAGTATTTTCTTCATTTAAATTAATAGTGAAATTATCATTACAATCATAATTTGCAATATTTGATATTTTCAAATTTAAAGAAGAGTTTTTACTTAGATTAAAATTCAAATTAAAGTCTTT is part of the Spiroplasma cantharicola genome and encodes:
- a CDS encoding iron-sulfur cluster assembly scaffold protein, which encodes MFDKNDKIQLRQIIMEHYTQPDFKGLIKNDKSIIKFQDSPTCADEINVQLLIEGEKIVEARFEGNACAISTASTDILCSKLLNLTRQDAQKQLVNYFNMIAGNDYDEDILDELIAFWEINKQGNRINCALLGADGLKWILNKEV
- a CDS encoding SufB/SufD family protein, with amino-acid sequence MVNLKLNESYIDFRNKLPKTFNFEDNKSKIILLENTFGTINLNIKENIEINIIVLFLPSKEKSQKDFNLNFNLSKNSSLNLKISNIANYDCNDNFTINLNEENTAVEFYNATIINKNFKKNSIINSVHKARNSYSNIRTYEVLKDTSKGFIRCISDIKKGSNQAEAHQELRLLVLDKKAKADSDPVLLIDENDIVASHANAIGMLDPDQIFYLLSRGLNETQAQELIINGYFEPVFQEIEDEQLLNYLKQQLKGMI
- a CDS encoding aminotransferase class V-fold PLP-dependent enzyme; the protein is MNFKDNFSYFKNNSQEIYFDSAATSIKFDKVIQAQSDYDLKIGANTHNNLFNNAYKANEMLNDTRIKIAKFIGIEDKNEIIFTSGTTHSLNQLAFGMRNYLKANDEILVTKLEHSSNLLPWMVLAQEEKLKLDYLELNENFLIDVSKIKNKVTKKTKVISFAMNSNTIAGLNDVKKIVKEIRKLNKNIIIVLDLAQSIKQNKISIKDLDVDCVAFSAHKIYGPFGLGILWARKEILEFLKPIFYGGGNNTSIGINNYKLAPIPEKFEAGTLNLSAIYAFNICLDVLEDLKIDKMIAYEEELKKYFRSKVKKIDHSKFEFYNLENDQPIVLFNLKNVNSQDFGAFLNKKYNISVRVGKHCSRLANELFKVSSTIRASFSIYNTKEDIDKFIEALKDCDNWVNEIL